From Actinomyces slackii, a single genomic window includes:
- the groES gene encoding co-chaperone GroES, translated as MSISIKPLEDRVVVQTVEAEQTTASGLVIPDTAQEKPQEGKVVAVGPGRVDDSGNRVPVDVAEGDVVIYSKYGGTEVKYAGEDYLILSARDILAVVTK; from the coding sequence ATGTCGATCTCCATCAAGCCGCTGGAGGACCGCGTCGTCGTCCAGACGGTTGAGGCCGAGCAGACCACCGCATCGGGTCTGGTCATCCCTGACACCGCTCAGGAGAAGCCCCAGGAGGGCAAGGTCGTGGCCGTGGGCCCGGGTCGGGTCGACGACTCCGGCAACCGCGTCCCGGTCGACGTCGCCGAGGGCGACGTGGTCATCTACTCCAAGTACGGGGGCACCGAGGTCAAGTACGCCGGTGAGGACTACCTCATCCTCTCGGCCCGCGACATCCTGGCGGTCGTCACCAAGTGA
- a CDS encoding WhiB family transcriptional regulator has protein sequence MHDSSRLPGPISALWEWQYQGACLGMDSSMFFHPEGERGSARHRRDERAKAVCERCPVIAQCRDHALRTHEPYGVWGGMSEDERRAHYERRARRTIPNEPA, from the coding sequence ATGCATGACAGCTCGCGTCTGCCGGGCCCGATCTCCGCACTGTGGGAGTGGCAGTACCAGGGGGCATGCCTCGGCATGGACTCGTCGATGTTCTTCCACCCCGAGGGCGAGCGCGGAAGCGCGCGGCACAGGCGGGACGAGCGGGCCAAGGCCGTGTGCGAGCGCTGCCCGGTGATCGCTCAGTGCCGAGACCATGCGCTGCGCACCCATGAGCCCTATGGGGTGTGGGGAGGAATGAGCGAGGACGAGCGTCGCGCGCACTATGAGCGCCGGGCGCGCCGCACGATCCCCAACGAGCCGGCCTAA
- a CDS encoding class I SAM-dependent methyltransferase gives MTDSSAGSHAALLLTPEGWAFLASLPPYDPGEALALGRSLREQGHSPALVAAGLTQQRLRARAQSKFGPFASSMLLTPDGLEQATRLEVAAHHAARYAAAGAQRVADLGCGIGGDAMALAGLDLPVLAVERDEATAALATVNLMHFPHAEVRCADALEVDMEAAGIDAVFADPARRAAGRRLTDPEDWSPALSSILALRERVPALGVKVAPGIDHAALPDDAHVQWVSVAGEVVEAAIWCGPLAPEGPGRSALVLGAGASAHTLADPSVDDPSAPPEQLEPIASPQDLGPLIHEPDGAAIRAGLVPHLARGMDAQPVGPRIAYLTGDAPPPDHLAPFVRSWRITEVLPLRLKGLRSRVRERGIGRLEIHKRGVDVSPDALRASLKPRGEAAETWILTRLGRGAKGAVLVVEPDQADDPRALTDDDQ, from the coding sequence ATGACCGATTCATCCGCCGGCTCGCACGCCGCCCTGCTCCTGACCCCGGAGGGCTGGGCCTTCCTGGCCTCCCTTCCGCCCTATGACCCCGGTGAGGCCCTGGCCCTGGGCAGGTCCCTGCGCGAGCAGGGCCACTCCCCCGCCCTGGTGGCCGCCGGGCTGACCCAGCAGCGCCTGCGGGCCCGCGCCCAGTCCAAGTTCGGGCCCTTCGCCTCCTCCATGCTGCTGACCCCTGACGGCCTGGAGCAGGCCACCCGCCTGGAGGTGGCCGCCCATCACGCCGCCCGCTACGCCGCTGCCGGGGCGCAGAGGGTGGCCGACCTGGGCTGCGGGATCGGCGGGGACGCGATGGCGCTGGCCGGCCTGGACCTGCCCGTCCTGGCCGTGGAGCGCGATGAGGCCACCGCGGCGCTGGCCACCGTCAACCTCATGCACTTCCCCCACGCCGAGGTGCGCTGCGCCGACGCCCTGGAGGTCGACATGGAGGCCGCCGGCATCGACGCGGTCTTCGCCGACCCCGCCCGCCGCGCCGCCGGCAGGCGCCTCACCGACCCCGAGGACTGGTCCCCGGCACTGAGCAGCATCCTGGCGCTGCGCGAGCGCGTCCCGGCCCTGGGGGTCAAGGTCGCCCCCGGCATCGACCACGCGGCCCTGCCCGACGACGCCCACGTCCAGTGGGTCTCGGTGGCCGGAGAGGTTGTCGAGGCCGCCATCTGGTGCGGCCCCCTGGCCCCCGAGGGCCCGGGGCGCTCCGCCCTCGTGCTGGGCGCGGGCGCCTCCGCTCATACCCTGGCCGACCCATCGGTGGACGATCCCTCCGCGCCGCCCGAGCAGCTCGAGCCCATCGCCTCGCCGCAGGACCTGGGCCCCCTCATCCACGAGCCCGACGGCGCCGCCATCCGCGCCGGCCTCGTGCCCCACCTGGCCCGGGGAATGGATGCCCAGCCCGTGGGGCCGCGCATCGCCTACCTGACCGGCGATGCGCCCCCGCCCGACCACCTGGCCCCCTTCGTGCGCAGCTGGCGGATCACCGAGGTCCTGCCCCTGCGCCTCAAGGGGCTGCGATCCCGCGTCCGCGAGCGCGGCATCGGCCGCCTGGAGATCCACAAGCGCGGCGTCGACGTCTCCCCTGACGCGCTGCGCGCCTCCCTCAAGCCGCGGGGCGAGGCCGCGGAGACCTGGATCCTGACCCGCCTGGGGCGGGGGGCCAAGGGGGCGGTCCTCGTCGTCGAGCCCGATCAGGCCGACGATCCCCGCGCCCTGACAGACGACGACCAGTAG
- a CDS encoding glutamate--cysteine ligase, giving the protein MSASAYPAGRGAGPSAASGPHHHPLRFNDSPRSTLGVEWELALIDRDSLDLRQCAAEVLAEVGQDPHVHGEMMLNTVELVSGARATVGQCMEDLAFAFDRVLPVTDRLRVDLGSAGTHPFADPLVQKVTDADRYARLVDRTRLWGHQMLIFGTHVHVGVEDRAKVLPILQGLLTRTAHLQCLSASSPFWAGADTGYADNRAMMFQQLPTAGAPHQFSAWEELENYTGDLIHTGVIEDFTEIRWDVRPSPRLGTIEVRSCDAATNLTELAGIAALTQCLVEDLSRRLDAGRPIDSLPDWYVAENKWRSARYGMDAILIVNAAGEEELVTDTVERMLRDLEPVAEDLGCAAELDGVRATLEAGASYQRQIAAVGAAGGMREAAVRLLLAEARAGRPLRPTEVLASATPVHSSPR; this is encoded by the coding sequence ATGAGCGCATCCGCATACCCAGCGGGCCGGGGAGCCGGCCCCTCGGCCGCCAGCGGCCCGCACCACCACCCGCTGCGCTTCAACGACTCCCCGCGCTCCACCCTGGGGGTGGAGTGGGAGCTGGCCCTCATCGACCGCGACAGCCTGGACCTGCGCCAGTGCGCCGCCGAGGTGCTGGCCGAGGTCGGGCAGGACCCGCACGTCCACGGCGAGATGATGCTCAACACGGTGGAGCTGGTCTCGGGGGCCCGCGCCACGGTGGGCCAGTGCATGGAGGACCTGGCCTTCGCCTTCGACCGGGTGCTGCCGGTCACCGATCGCCTGCGCGTGGATCTGGGCTCGGCCGGGACCCATCCCTTCGCCGATCCCCTGGTGCAGAAGGTCACCGACGCCGATCGCTACGCGCGCCTGGTGGATCGCACGCGCCTGTGGGGCCACCAGATGCTGATCTTCGGCACCCACGTCCATGTGGGGGTTGAGGACCGCGCCAAGGTCCTGCCGATCCTCCAGGGGCTGCTCACCCGCACAGCTCACCTGCAGTGCCTGTCGGCCTCCTCGCCCTTCTGGGCCGGTGCTGACACGGGCTATGCGGACAACCGGGCCATGATGTTCCAGCAGCTGCCCACTGCCGGGGCGCCCCACCAGTTCAGCGCGTGGGAGGAGCTGGAGAACTACACCGGGGACCTCATCCACACCGGTGTCATCGAGGACTTCACGGAGATCCGCTGGGATGTGCGCCCCTCCCCGCGCCTGGGGACCATCGAGGTGAGGTCCTGCGATGCGGCGACCAACCTCACCGAGCTGGCGGGGATCGCCGCTCTGACGCAGTGCCTGGTCGAGGACCTCTCGCGCCGGCTCGATGCCGGTCGGCCCATTGACTCCCTGCCCGACTGGTATGTGGCGGAGAACAAGTGGCGCTCGGCCCGCTACGGCATGGATGCGATCCTCATCGTCAATGCCGCGGGCGAGGAGGAGCTGGTCACGGACACGGTGGAGCGCATGCTCCGCGATCTGGAGCCGGTGGCTGAGGACCTGGGCTGCGCCGCCGAGCTCGACGGCGTGCGGGCGACCCTGGAGGCGGGGGCCTCCTACCAGCGCCAGATCGCGGCGGTGG